In Dama dama isolate Ldn47 chromosome 20, ASM3311817v1, whole genome shotgun sequence, a single window of DNA contains:
- the SETDB1 gene encoding histone-lysine N-methyltransferase SETDB1 isoform X6, giving the protein MSSLPGCIGLAAATAAVESEEIAELQQSVVEELGISMEELRQFIDEELEKMDCVQQRKKQLAELETWVIQKESEVAHVDQLFDDASRAVTNCESLVKDFYSKLGLQYRDSSSEDEASRPTEIIEIPDEDDDVLSIDSGDAGSRTPKDQKLREAMAALRKSAQDVQKFMDAVNKKSSSQDLHKGTLSQVSGELSKDGDLVVSMRILGKKRTKTWHKGTLIAIQTVGPGKKYKVKFDNKGKSLLSGNHIAYDYHPPADKLYVGSRVVAKYKDGNQVWLYAGIVAETPNVKNKLRFLIFFDDGYASYVTQSELYPICRPLKKTWEDIEDISCRDFIEEYITAYPNRPMVLLKSGQLIKTEWEGTWWKSRVEEVDGSLVRILFLDDKRCEWIYRGSTRLEPMFSMKTSSASALEKKQGGQLRTRPNMGAVRSKGPVVQYTQDLTSTGTQFKPMEPPQTTAPAAPPAPPGPALSPQAGDSDLESQLAQSRKQVAKKSTSFRPGSVGSGHSSPTSPALSENAPGGKPGINQTYRSPLGSTTSAPAPSAPPAPPAFHGMLERAPAEPSYRAPMEKLFYLPHVCSYTCLSRVRPMRSEQYRGKNPLLVPLLYDFRRMTARRRVNRKMGFHVIYKTPCGLCLRSMQEIERYLFETGCDFLFLEMFCLDPYVLVDRKFQPYKPFYYILDITYGKEDVPLSCVNEIDTTPPPQVAYSKERIPGKGVFINTGPEFLVGCDCKDGCRDK; this is encoded by the exons ATGTCCTCCCTCCCTGGGTGCATTGGTttggcagcagcaacagcagcagtggAGTCTGAAGAAATTGCAGAGCTGCAACAGTCCGTGGTTGAGGAGCTGGGTATCTCAATGGAGGAGCTTCGACAGTTCATtgatgaagaactggaaaagatggACTGTGTACAGCAGCGCAAGAAGCAACTAGCAGAGCTGGAGACTTGGGTAATACAGAAGGAATCTGAGGTGGCCCATGTTGACCAACTCTTTGATGATGCATCCAG GGCAGTGACTAACTGTGAGTCTTTGGTGAAGGACTTTTATTCCAAACTGGGACTACAGTACCGGGACAGCAGCTCTGAAGATGAAGCTTCCCGGCCTACAGAAATAATTGAGATTCCTGATGAAGACGATGATGTTCTCAGTATTGATTCAG GTGATGCTGGGAGCAGAACTCCAAAAGACCAGAAG CTCCGTGAAGCTATGGCTGCCTTAAGAAAATCGGCTCAAGATGTCCAGAAGTTCATGGATGCTGTCAACAAAAAGAGTAGTTCCCAGGATCTACACAAAG GAACCTTGAGTCAAGTGTCTGGAGAGTTGAGCAAAGATGGTGACTTGGTTGTCAGCATGCGCATCCTTGGCAAAAAGAGAACTAAGACGTGGCACAAAGGCACCCTTATTGCCATCCAGACGGTTG GGCCAGGAAAGAAGTACAAGGTGAAATTTGACAACAAAGGCAAGAGTCTTCTGTCAGGAAACCACATTGCCTATGATTACCACCCTCCTGCTGACAAGTTGTATGTGGGCAGCCGAGTAGTGGCCAAATACAAAGATGGGAATCAGGTCTGGCTCTATGCTGGCATTGTAGCTGAGACACCAAACGTCAAAAACAAGCTCAG gtttctcattttctttgatGATGGCTATGCTTCCTATGTTACACAGTCTGAACTATATCCCATTTGCCGGCCAC TGAAAAAGACTTGGGAGGACATAGAAGACATCTCCTGCCGAGACTTCATAGAAGAGTATATCACCGCTTACCCCAACCGCCCCATGGTGTTGCTCAAGAGTGGCCAGCTGATCAAGACTGAGTGGGAAGGCACGTGGTGGAAGTCCCGGGTCGAGGAGGTGGACGGCAGCCTAGTCAGGATCCTCTTTCTG GATGACAAAAGATGTGAATGGATCTATCGAGGCTCTACACGACTGGAGCCCATGTTCAGCATGAAGACATCATCCGCCTCTGCACTAGAGAAGAAGCAAGGGGGACAGCTCAGAACACGTCCAAATATGG GTGCTGTGAGAAGCAAAGGCCCCGTGGTCCAGTACACTCAGGATCTAACAAGTACTGGAACCCAGTTCAAGCCTATGGAACCCCCACAGACGACAGCCCCAGCTGCCCCACCTGCCCCACCTGGTCCAGCTCTGTCCCCCCAGGCAGGTGACAGTGA CTTGGAAAGCCAGCTTGCCCAATCTCGGAAGCAGGTAGCCAAAAAAAGCACATCTTTCCGGCCAGGATCTGTGGGCTCTGGTCATTCCTCCCCTACATCCCCTGCACTCAGTGAAAATGCCCCTGGTGGGAAACCTGGGATCAATCAGACATATAG GTCACCTTTAGGCTCCACAACCTCGGCCCCAGCACCCTcagctcccccagctcccccagccTTCCATGGCATGCTGGAGCGGGCCCCTGCAGAGCCCTCCTACCGCGCTCCCATGGAGAAGCTTTTCTACTTACCTCATGTCTGCAGCTATACTTGTCTGTCTCGGGTCAGACCTATGAGAAGTGAGCAGTATCGGGGCAAGAACCCTCTGTTAGTCCCACTACTCTATGACTTCCGGCGAATGACAGCCCGGCGCCGAGTTAACCGCAAGATGGGCTTTCATGTTATCTATAAGACACCCTGTGGCCTCTGCCTTcggtcaatgcaggagattgagCGTTACCTTTTTGAGACTGGCTGTGACTTCCTCTTCCTGGAGATGTTCTGTTTGGATCCATATGTTCTTGTGGACCGAAAGTTTCAGCCTTATAAGCCTTTTTACTATATTTTGGACATCACCTATGGAAAGGAAGACGTTCCTCTATCCTGCGTTAACGAGATTGACAcaactcccccaccccaggtgGCCTACAGCAAGGAACGGATCCCGGGCAAGGGTGTTTTCATTAACACAGGCCCTGAATTTCTTGTTGGCTGTGACTGCAAAGATGGGTGCCGGGACAAGTGA
- the SETDB1 gene encoding histone-lysine N-methyltransferase SETDB1 isoform X8, which produces MSSLPGCIGLAAATAAVESEEIAELQQSVVEELGISMEELRQFIDEELEKMDCVQQRKKQLAELETWVIQKESEVAHVDQLFDDASRAVTNCESLVKDFYSKLGLQYRDSSSEDEASRPTEIIEIPDEDDDVLSIDSGDAGSRTPKDQKLREAMAALRKSAQDVQKFMDAVNKKSSSQDLHKGTLSQVSGELSKDGDLVVSMRILGKKRTKTWHKGTLIAIQTVGPGKKYKVKFDNKGKSLLSGNHIAYDYHPPADKLYVGSRVVAKYKDGNQVWLYAGIVAETPNVKNKLRFLIFFDDGYASYVTQSELYPICRPLKKTWEDIEDISCRDFIEEYITAYPNRPMVLLKSGQLIKTEWEGTWWKSRVEEVDGSLVRILFLDDKRCEWIYRGSTRLEPMFSMKTSSASALEKKQGGQLRTRPNMGAVRSKGPVVQYTQDLTSTGTQFKPMEPPQTTAPAAPPAPPGPALSPQAGDSDLESQLAQSRKQVTFRLHNLGPSTLSSPSSPSLPWHAGAGPCRALLPRSHGEAFLLTSCLQLYLSVSGQTYEK; this is translated from the exons ATGTCCTCCCTCCCTGGGTGCATTGGTttggcagcagcaacagcagcagtggAGTCTGAAGAAATTGCAGAGCTGCAACAGTCCGTGGTTGAGGAGCTGGGTATCTCAATGGAGGAGCTTCGACAGTTCATtgatgaagaactggaaaagatggACTGTGTACAGCAGCGCAAGAAGCAACTAGCAGAGCTGGAGACTTGGGTAATACAGAAGGAATCTGAGGTGGCCCATGTTGACCAACTCTTTGATGATGCATCCAG GGCAGTGACTAACTGTGAGTCTTTGGTGAAGGACTTTTATTCCAAACTGGGACTACAGTACCGGGACAGCAGCTCTGAAGATGAAGCTTCCCGGCCTACAGAAATAATTGAGATTCCTGATGAAGACGATGATGTTCTCAGTATTGATTCAG GTGATGCTGGGAGCAGAACTCCAAAAGACCAGAAG CTCCGTGAAGCTATGGCTGCCTTAAGAAAATCGGCTCAAGATGTCCAGAAGTTCATGGATGCTGTCAACAAAAAGAGTAGTTCCCAGGATCTACACAAAG GAACCTTGAGTCAAGTGTCTGGAGAGTTGAGCAAAGATGGTGACTTGGTTGTCAGCATGCGCATCCTTGGCAAAAAGAGAACTAAGACGTGGCACAAAGGCACCCTTATTGCCATCCAGACGGTTG GGCCAGGAAAGAAGTACAAGGTGAAATTTGACAACAAAGGCAAGAGTCTTCTGTCAGGAAACCACATTGCCTATGATTACCACCCTCCTGCTGACAAGTTGTATGTGGGCAGCCGAGTAGTGGCCAAATACAAAGATGGGAATCAGGTCTGGCTCTATGCTGGCATTGTAGCTGAGACACCAAACGTCAAAAACAAGCTCAG gtttctcattttctttgatGATGGCTATGCTTCCTATGTTACACAGTCTGAACTATATCCCATTTGCCGGCCAC TGAAAAAGACTTGGGAGGACATAGAAGACATCTCCTGCCGAGACTTCATAGAAGAGTATATCACCGCTTACCCCAACCGCCCCATGGTGTTGCTCAAGAGTGGCCAGCTGATCAAGACTGAGTGGGAAGGCACGTGGTGGAAGTCCCGGGTCGAGGAGGTGGACGGCAGCCTAGTCAGGATCCTCTTTCTG GATGACAAAAGATGTGAATGGATCTATCGAGGCTCTACACGACTGGAGCCCATGTTCAGCATGAAGACATCATCCGCCTCTGCACTAGAGAAGAAGCAAGGGGGACAGCTCAGAACACGTCCAAATATGG GTGCTGTGAGAAGCAAAGGCCCCGTGGTCCAGTACACTCAGGATCTAACAAGTACTGGAACCCAGTTCAAGCCTATGGAACCCCCACAGACGACAGCCCCAGCTGCCCCACCTGCCCCACCTGGTCCAGCTCTGTCCCCCCAGGCAGGTGACAGTGA CTTGGAAAGCCAGCTTGCCCAATCTCGGAAGCAG GTCACCTTTAGGCTCCACAACCTCGGCCCCAGCACCCTcagctcccccagctcccccagccTTCCATGGCATGCTGGAGCGGGCCCCTGCAGAGCCCTCCTACCGCGCTCCCATGGAGAAGCTTTTCTACTTACCTCATGTCTGCAGCTATACTTGTCTGTCTCGGGTCAGACCTATGAGAAGTGA
- the SETDB1 gene encoding histone-lysine N-methyltransferase SETDB1 isoform X7, with protein MSSLPGCIGLAAATAAVESEEIAELQQSVVEELGISMEELRQFIDEELEKMDCVQQRKKQLAELETWVIQKESEVAHVDQLFDDASRAVTNCESLVKDFYSKLGLQYRDSSSEDEASRPTEIIEIPDEDDDVLSIDSGDAGSRTPKDQKLREAMAALRKSAQDVQKFMDAVNKKSSSQDLHKGTLSQVSGELSKDGDLVVSMRILGKKRTKTWHKGTLIAIQTVGPGKKYKVKFDNKGKSLLSGNHIAYDYHPPADKLYVGSRVVAKYKDGNQVWLYAGIVAETPNVKNKLRFLIFFDDGYASYVTQSELYPICRPLKKTWEDIEDISCRDFIEEYITAYPNRPMVLLKSGQLIKTEWEGTWWKSRVEEVDGSLVRILFLDDKRCEWIYRGSTRLEPMFSMKTSSASALEKKQGGQLRTRPNMGAVRSKGPVVQYTQDLTSTGTQFKPMEPPQTTAPAAPPAPPGPALSPQAGDSESLESQLAQSRKQVTFRLHNLGPSTLSSPSSPSLPWHAGAGPCRALLPRSHGEAFLLTSCLQLYLSVSGQTYEK; from the exons ATGTCCTCCCTCCCTGGGTGCATTGGTttggcagcagcaacagcagcagtggAGTCTGAAGAAATTGCAGAGCTGCAACAGTCCGTGGTTGAGGAGCTGGGTATCTCAATGGAGGAGCTTCGACAGTTCATtgatgaagaactggaaaagatggACTGTGTACAGCAGCGCAAGAAGCAACTAGCAGAGCTGGAGACTTGGGTAATACAGAAGGAATCTGAGGTGGCCCATGTTGACCAACTCTTTGATGATGCATCCAG GGCAGTGACTAACTGTGAGTCTTTGGTGAAGGACTTTTATTCCAAACTGGGACTACAGTACCGGGACAGCAGCTCTGAAGATGAAGCTTCCCGGCCTACAGAAATAATTGAGATTCCTGATGAAGACGATGATGTTCTCAGTATTGATTCAG GTGATGCTGGGAGCAGAACTCCAAAAGACCAGAAG CTCCGTGAAGCTATGGCTGCCTTAAGAAAATCGGCTCAAGATGTCCAGAAGTTCATGGATGCTGTCAACAAAAAGAGTAGTTCCCAGGATCTACACAAAG GAACCTTGAGTCAAGTGTCTGGAGAGTTGAGCAAAGATGGTGACTTGGTTGTCAGCATGCGCATCCTTGGCAAAAAGAGAACTAAGACGTGGCACAAAGGCACCCTTATTGCCATCCAGACGGTTG GGCCAGGAAAGAAGTACAAGGTGAAATTTGACAACAAAGGCAAGAGTCTTCTGTCAGGAAACCACATTGCCTATGATTACCACCCTCCTGCTGACAAGTTGTATGTGGGCAGCCGAGTAGTGGCCAAATACAAAGATGGGAATCAGGTCTGGCTCTATGCTGGCATTGTAGCTGAGACACCAAACGTCAAAAACAAGCTCAG gtttctcattttctttgatGATGGCTATGCTTCCTATGTTACACAGTCTGAACTATATCCCATTTGCCGGCCAC TGAAAAAGACTTGGGAGGACATAGAAGACATCTCCTGCCGAGACTTCATAGAAGAGTATATCACCGCTTACCCCAACCGCCCCATGGTGTTGCTCAAGAGTGGCCAGCTGATCAAGACTGAGTGGGAAGGCACGTGGTGGAAGTCCCGGGTCGAGGAGGTGGACGGCAGCCTAGTCAGGATCCTCTTTCTG GATGACAAAAGATGTGAATGGATCTATCGAGGCTCTACACGACTGGAGCCCATGTTCAGCATGAAGACATCATCCGCCTCTGCACTAGAGAAGAAGCAAGGGGGACAGCTCAGAACACGTCCAAATATGG GTGCTGTGAGAAGCAAAGGCCCCGTGGTCCAGTACACTCAGGATCTAACAAGTACTGGAACCCAGTTCAAGCCTATGGAACCCCCACAGACGACAGCCCCAGCTGCCCCACCTGCCCCACCTGGTCCAGCTCTGTCCCCCCAGGCAGGTGACAGTGA AAGCTTGGAAAGCCAGCTTGCCCAATCTCGGAAGCAG GTCACCTTTAGGCTCCACAACCTCGGCCCCAGCACCCTcagctcccccagctcccccagccTTCCATGGCATGCTGGAGCGGGCCCCTGCAGAGCCCTCCTACCGCGCTCCCATGGAGAAGCTTTTCTACTTACCTCATGTCTGCAGCTATACTTGTCTGTCTCGGGTCAGACCTATGAGAAGTGA